A part of Candidatus Zixiibacteriota bacterium genomic DNA contains:
- a CDS encoding class I SAM-dependent methyltransferase, whose amino-acid sequence MDTWKFYDITHKKHLVCNPTSETKLLHLVRLLDLPKGAGVVDIACGKGEFLIRLAEEYEVRGLGVDISPYCIEDCKKKATDRLFKPNIEFTQMDGAEFRPEQLASLHLAACIGASWVFKDHNDTLKTLKSWVVPGGLVVVGEPFWLHDPLQEYLDASGSQRETFGTHADNVKVGEKHGLQLVYTIVSDKNDWDQYEGLQWLAADEYARQNPNDPDITELMNRVTSNKNIYLKWGRDTIGWAIYIFRRDE is encoded by the coding sequence TTGGATACTTGGAAGTTCTACGATATTACGCATAAAAAGCACTTGGTCTGCAATCCTACAAGCGAGACCAAACTACTACACCTCGTCAGACTTCTGGACCTCCCTAAAGGGGCCGGAGTGGTCGATATCGCCTGCGGCAAAGGAGAGTTTCTGATTCGACTGGCTGAGGAATATGAAGTCAGAGGGCTCGGAGTAGATATATCCCCCTACTGCATTGAAGATTGTAAAAAGAAAGCCACCGATAGATTGTTCAAGCCTAACATCGAATTCACGCAGATGGATGGTGCCGAGTTCAGGCCCGAACAGCTTGCGAGTCTGCATTTGGCCGCTTGCATTGGGGCGAGCTGGGTGTTCAAAGACCACAATGATACGCTAAAAACATTGAAAAGTTGGGTTGTCCCGGGCGGCTTGGTAGTCGTAGGGGAGCCATTCTGGCTCCATGATCCATTACAGGAATATCTGGATGCATCAGGCAGTCAAAGGGAGACCTTTGGGACGCATGCCGATAATGTCAAGGTTGGAGAAAAACATGGGCTCCAACTTGTCTATACCATTGTTAGCGACAAAAACGACTGGGATCAATACGAGGGCCTGCAGTGGTTGGCGGCCGACGAATACGCCCGTCAGAATCCCAACGATCCGGACATAACCGAACTCATGAACCGAGTTACGTCGAACAAGAACATTTACCTCAAGTGGGGCAGAGACACTATAGGATGGGCGATTTATATTTTCAGACGTGATGAATGA
- a CDS encoding ABC transporter permease, whose amino-acid sequence MRYWIAFWNILLKDMRTYYLKPPNISWGLIFPLAWTGMFFVKSGAELGSIATLLPGVVAISILFGTTSMLSVTVTFEKKNRSFERLLLAPIPFELLMLAKTSGAILFGVANAFVPIIMAAFLMDLSTLVWVEFIPAVILIAIASTFLGLFIAVSVSEVFEAQTFSNFFRFPMIFLCGLFFPIEKLPVFLKPLAYALPLTYGADVLHGAVHGSYILPLSLDLSLLIAFCIGLFAVSLWNIRRRWIL is encoded by the coding sequence GTGAGATACTGGATCGCTTTCTGGAATATCCTGCTCAAGGATATGCGGACATATTATTTGAAGCCGCCCAACATCAGTTGGGGGCTGATCTTTCCATTGGCCTGGACAGGAATGTTCTTCGTCAAATCCGGAGCTGAACTTGGCAGCATTGCCACCCTGCTTCCCGGCGTGGTGGCTATCTCCATCCTGTTCGGCACCACTTCGATGCTCTCGGTAACGGTCACATTTGAGAAGAAGAACCGTTCCTTTGAACGATTGCTCCTTGCCCCGATTCCATTCGAGCTGCTCATGCTGGCCAAAACCAGTGGAGCAATCTTGTTTGGCGTGGCCAATGCTTTTGTGCCGATCATCATGGCCGCATTCCTTATGGACTTGTCTACACTGGTGTGGGTGGAGTTTATCCCGGCCGTGATCTTGATTGCTATTGCCTCGACCTTCCTGGGCCTCTTCATCGCCGTATCTGTCAGTGAAGTGTTCGAAGCTCAGACTTTTTCGAATTTCTTCCGCTTCCCCATGATCTTCCTGTGCGGGCTTTTCTTTCCGATCGAGAAACTTCCGGTATTCCTGAAACCGCTGGCTTATGCTCTGCCTTTGACTTACGGCGCTGATGTGTTACACGGGGCCGTGCATGGCAGTTATATCTTGCCGTTATCCCTCGACTTATCCCTGCTCATAGCATTCTGCATTGGTCTGTTTGCAGTAAGCCTCTGGAACATCAGGCGCCGGTGGATTCTCTAA
- a CDS encoding ATP-binding cassette domain-containing protein: MNDAIAVEQLSKSFEEVRAVADISFEVTRGELFGFLGPNGAGKTTTINMLTGLARPDSGSITISGTDCTQNPRAAQHMVGVVPDESNLYQELTGFDNLCFCASLYGIKKKERETRAHELLDMFGLTQAANRKFGGYSKGMKRKLTIAAGIIHKPPILFLDEPTTGIDVASARQLRQLIDDLHRSGTTIFLTTHYIEEAERLCDRIAFIVSGRIIRIDTVENLVQPIQSRHVVQLACTNSIHDIQGKLSSSFLELHFTLSGNGMIRVESNQPIGVGPLIRFLEDNGTEVLEARRIRPSLEDVFVRITGLEAEAMRKEKEKRGGGQ, translated from the coding sequence ATGAATGACGCCATCGCAGTTGAGCAACTGAGTAAGTCTTTCGAAGAAGTCCGGGCTGTTGCAGACATTTCTTTCGAGGTTACCAGAGGCGAGCTTTTCGGCTTTCTTGGGCCTAATGGCGCCGGCAAGACTACGACCATCAACATGCTCACAGGTCTGGCTCGGCCGGATTCCGGATCGATCACGATCAGCGGCACCGACTGCACTCAGAATCCCCGAGCCGCCCAGCATATGGTGGGTGTCGTACCGGACGAAAGCAATCTGTATCAGGAACTCACCGGTTTCGACAACCTCTGTTTCTGCGCCTCGCTATATGGAATTAAAAAGAAAGAACGAGAGACTCGTGCCCATGAACTTCTGGATATGTTCGGCCTGACCCAGGCAGCAAATCGCAAGTTTGGCGGTTATTCCAAAGGCATGAAACGCAAGTTGACGATTGCCGCCGGTATCATACACAAACCGCCGATTCTCTTCTTAGATGAGCCGACAACCGGTATCGATGTGGCCAGTGCCCGGCAATTGCGGCAGCTGATCGACGATCTTCACCGAAGTGGGACGACCATTTTCCTGACTACGCATTACATCGAAGAAGCGGAGCGGCTTTGTGATCGGATTGCTTTCATCGTGTCGGGGCGGATTATCCGGATTGATACGGTTGAGAATCTTGTCCAACCTATCCAATCCAGGCATGTCGTTCAGTTGGCATGTACGAACTCAATACATGATATTCAAGGCAAGCTTTCTTCCTCGTTTCTGGAACTCCACTTCACTCTCAGCGGAAACGGAATGATCCGGGTTGAATCAAACCAACCAATCGGAGTAGGTCCACTCATCCGCTTTCTTGAAGATAACGGAACTGAAGTGTTGGAGGCCCGCCGAATACGGCCATCTCTTGAGGACGTTTTCGTCCGCATTACCGGACTGGAAGCCGAAGCGATGAGAAAAGAAAAGGAAAAGAGGGGAGGCGGGCAGTGA